The Gemmatimonadota bacterium genome includes a region encoding these proteins:
- a CDS encoding HNH endonuclease signature motif containing protein — MNLPDFKQHELFNRFRRMMNARLVDWSEGGLWNSIDIDEILETTGHDISPEELTIAGDGTLEYKGRKVVVYIRDQRVQYQPYKFHVADCKKLTEMRDNDRYHRYVVSNRTDGTFTVNSYDRGQIVEKDATKKMSICRYCLIRLNYNGYANRDDQSRNRILESFELDKFFRRYSSHITIEPTHTNVTAPADSYTVHWEQISRLFKARKNWQCEECQVSLYDRRMYLHVHHKDGDKNNNKRENLQALCIACHAKLPHHDHLTQQPEYIAYINWKHTIQGPTHG, encoded by the coding sequence ATGAATCTACCTGATTTCAAGCAGCATGAGTTGTTCAACCGGTTTAGAAGAATGATGAACGCCCGATTGGTAGACTGGAGCGAGGGCGGACTGTGGAATTCCATCGATATTGATGAGATACTGGAAACGACCGGTCATGACATTTCGCCAGAGGAATTAACCATAGCAGGAGATGGAACCCTGGAATACAAAGGCCGTAAAGTAGTGGTTTACATTCGTGACCAGCGTGTTCAGTACCAACCATACAAGTTTCATGTTGCCGACTGCAAGAAGTTGACAGAAATGAGGGATAATGATCGATACCATAGATATGTAGTGTCAAATAGAACGGACGGTACATTCACCGTAAACTCATATGACCGAGGTCAGATTGTAGAAAAGGACGCCACAAAGAAAATGTCAATATGTAGGTATTGTCTAATTCGTTTAAATTACAATGGTTATGCGAATCGGGATGATCAGTCACGGAACAGGATTCTCGAGTCGTTTGAACTGGATAAGTTTTTTAGAAGATACTCTTCACATATCACAATTGAACCGACACACACGAACGTCACCGCACCGGCTGACAGTTATACTGTTCATTGGGAACAAATCTCCCGATTATTCAAGGCACGTAAGAACTGGCAATGTGAAGAATGCCAAGTTTCCCTGTATGACAGGCGAATGTACCTGCACGTTCACCACAAAGACGGAGACAAGAACAATAACAAACGCGAAAACCTCCAGGCTTTGTGCATAGCCTGCCACGCAAAGCTACCCCACCACGATCACTTGACACAACAACCTGAATACATCGCATACATTAACTGGAAACATACCATCCAAGGACCTACCCATGGCTAA
- a CDS encoding OmpA family protein — translation MELTPTSQKETEETWISISDMMAGLMVIFLFIAISYMLYVRSEKDKIEQIAHTYNQLQSALIDSLNNEFRYDFEKWNAELVDTTLSIQFRANRLNVLFGQGEAKLRPYFQNILSEFFPRYLEVLKQFKDEITEIRIEGHTSSEWITGVGPDKAYILNMELSQGRTRSVLEFVLQMPSIEQQDRNWIKGVLTANGLSSSQLLFVEGTEDREDRVKSRRVEFRVQTNAEKRIDIIVNQKQGS, via the coding sequence ATGGAACTGACCCCGACAAGCCAGAAAGAAACCGAAGAAACATGGATTTCGATCTCGGACATGATGGCCGGTCTGATGGTGATATTTCTCTTTATTGCAATAAGTTACATGCTATATGTCAGATCTGAAAAAGACAAGATTGAACAGATCGCCCATACTTATAACCAGCTACAGTCCGCATTGATAGACAGCCTCAATAATGAATTCAGGTACGACTTCGAAAAGTGGAATGCTGAACTGGTCGATACTACACTATCAATTCAGTTCAGGGCTAATCGGTTAAATGTGCTGTTCGGGCAAGGCGAGGCCAAGTTACGTCCGTATTTCCAGAATATCCTGAGCGAGTTCTTTCCACGTTATTTGGAAGTTCTAAAGCAATTTAAAGACGAAATCACGGAAATTAGAATAGAGGGGCATACCTCCAGTGAGTGGATTACCGGTGTAGGACCTGACAAAGCCTATATCCTGAATATGGAACTTTCGCAGGGAAGGACTCGAAGCGTGCTCGAGTTTGTGTTGCAAATGCCTTCTATAGAGCAACAGGATAGAAATTGGATCAAAGGGGTGTTGACCGCGAACGGTCTGTCTTCAAGCCAGTTGCTGTTTGTAGAGGGCACTGAAGACAGAGAAGACAGAGTAAAATCCAGAAGAGTGGAATTCAGGGTACAGACTAACGCGGAAAAACGAATCGATATTATCGTGAATCAAAAACAGGGATCATGA
- a CDS encoding sulfatase, with protein sequence MAKTRRYRKKRPNIVLLGVDSLLADHMSCYGYDRQTTPHIDRFAEGGALFEKTYSAHIPTTSAYASMLTGLDAFGTQVVALRHKGGLREDVQTLPEILRERGYATTSVGFAGNPSARGFDKYIEYPSWGSWNEGRSPKAQELNNVAIPELDRLARQRGPFFLFLRHMDPHAPYLPPEPYERMFYHGDECDPKNRSMDPVMAFKPFCDFFASWMPPGITDKDYVIAQYDGAVAYMDACIQTIFNALEAHGIMDETIVILNGDHGETLYDHECWFDHHGLYDVTLHVPLIIRYPGRIPAGSRISGYNQHKDLVPTIMDLAGIDSGIDFDGNSLMSLVDGTLPSFDSEFYITECTWMRKHGWRTPQWKLMVALEPDFHFKPPVELYNVVEDPDENNNLAEELPEVVNLLKRQMNSWIRKRVRETGKRNPMLTQGDWHGHEGVGAFKSSQQAYDTMHIGDPNQAASLQARSR encoded by the coding sequence ATGGCTAAAACGCGCCGCTACCGCAAGAAGCGTCCCAATATCGTCCTTTTGGGCGTCGATTCCCTTCTGGCCGATCACATGAGCTGCTACGGCTACGATCGACAGACCACGCCCCACATCGACCGGTTCGCCGAAGGCGGCGCGCTGTTTGAGAAGACGTACAGCGCCCATATCCCCACGACCAGCGCCTACGCGTCCATGCTGACCGGCCTGGACGCCTTCGGCACCCAGGTGGTGGCCTTGCGGCACAAGGGCGGGCTTCGGGAGGACGTGCAGACGCTGCCCGAGATCCTGCGGGAGCGTGGATACGCGACCACCAGCGTGGGCTTTGCTGGGAACCCGTCGGCCCGGGGTTTCGACAAGTACATCGAGTATCCGAGCTGGGGAAGCTGGAACGAGGGGCGCAGTCCCAAGGCGCAGGAGCTGAACAACGTGGCGATCCCGGAGCTGGACCGGCTTGCCAGGCAGCGCGGACCGTTCTTTCTGTTTCTGCGCCACATGGATCCCCATGCGCCGTACCTGCCGCCGGAGCCTTACGAGCGCATGTTCTATCACGGCGACGAGTGTGATCCCAAAAACAGGTCCATGGATCCGGTCATGGCGTTCAAGCCCTTTTGCGACTTCTTCGCCTCGTGGATGCCGCCGGGCATCACCGACAAGGATTACGTCATCGCCCAGTACGACGGCGCCGTGGCGTACATGGACGCCTGCATCCAGACGATCTTCAACGCCCTCGAGGCGCACGGCATCATGGACGAGACGATCGTGATCCTCAACGGAGACCACGGCGAGACGCTCTACGACCACGAATGCTGGTTCGATCACCACGGTCTCTACGACGTGACGCTCCACGTCCCGCTCATCATCCGGTATCCGGGCAGGATCCCCGCGGGAAGCCGGATTAGCGGATACAACCAACACAAGGACCTCGTGCCCACCATCATGGACCTGGCCGGGATCGACAGTGGGATCGACTTCGACGGAAACAGCCTGATGTCCCTGGTCGACGGCACGTTGCCTTCCTTCGACAGCGAGTTCTACATCACCGAGTGCACCTGGATGCGCAAGCACGGCTGGCGTACTCCGCAGTGGAAGCTGATGGTCGCCCTGGAGCCGGATTTTCATTTCAAGCCCCCGGTCGAGCTGTACAACGTGGTGGAGGACCCGGACGAGAATAACAACCTGGCCGAAGAGCTTCCAGAGGTGGTGAACCTGCTCAAGCGGCAGATGAACAGCTGGATCCGGAAGCGGGTGCGGGAGACCGGCAAGCGTAATCCCATGCTTACCCAGGGCGACTGGCACGGGCACGAGGGGGTCGGCGCTTTCAAGTCCTCACAGCAGGCCTACGATACGATGCACATCGGAGATCCCAACCAGGCCGCCAGCCTGCAGGCGCGTAGTCGGTGA
- a CDS encoding D-aminoacylase: MAFDVVIRGADVIDGTGQTNRYRADVGLRDGRVAGIGDLSDVDTARTIDASGHIVCPGFIDVHVHSENSLLGGRDQMGGLRQGVTTHLLAPDGFGWAGLSREEALPLWHYTQFAYGEPLKPVDWPTIESYLDLFPGRSPANVYPQVPHCAVRVKAMGWDPGPPTPDQLKVMEAETRAWMEAGAGCLCLGLDYQPSANAPFEELVALCKVALEYDGIYAAHLRYQILGRERAWQEIIDLHRASGIPVHVSHERVDDMSGRILDQAVKDGVDITFESYLYPAGMTHITMQLPMWVQTGSPDEVLERMRQPETRQKALEHLKSTNLADRQYIGYTRSGEFAGMTLGEAARSVNKSNEEFAYDLVLDEDGIQAFVMFWPAPEAEVDAVLNQTAPHPLMMVASDGVYDCTHPHPRGQGCFAQMLRKFVRERGLLSLEEAVYKMSGFPAERYRLKDRGALREGAPADVVVFDPHTVADRATFEAPIQPPDGIPHVFVNGIPVIENHEPTEHRPGQVLRRG, translated from the coding sequence ATGGCCTTCGATGTCGTCATTCGCGGCGCTGATGTAATCGATGGTACCGGGCAGACGAACCGGTACCGTGCGGACGTGGGGTTGCGGGACGGCCGCGTGGCGGGGATCGGAGACCTGTCGGATGTGGATACCGCCCGGACGATTGACGCCAGCGGCCATATCGTCTGCCCCGGCTTCATCGACGTCCACGTTCACTCCGAGAATTCCCTGCTGGGCGGCCGGGACCAGATGGGCGGCCTCCGGCAGGGCGTGACGACCCATTTGCTGGCGCCGGACGGCTTCGGCTGGGCCGGCCTGTCGCGCGAAGAGGCCCTACCCTTATGGCATTACACGCAGTTCGCCTACGGCGAACCCCTTAAGCCGGTCGACTGGCCCACCATCGAGTCCTACCTGGACCTCTTCCCCGGCCGCTCACCCGCCAACGTGTATCCCCAGGTGCCGCACTGCGCCGTGCGCGTCAAGGCCATGGGCTGGGACCCGGGGCCGCCCACGCCGGACCAGCTGAAGGTCATGGAAGCGGAGACCCGCGCGTGGATGGAAGCCGGCGCAGGCTGCCTGTGCCTGGGACTGGACTACCAGCCCAGCGCCAACGCGCCCTTCGAGGAGCTGGTGGCGCTTTGCAAGGTCGCCCTAGAGTACGACGGGATCTACGCCGCCCACCTGCGGTACCAGATCCTTGGGCGGGAACGGGCATGGCAGGAGATCATCGACCTGCACCGGGCCAGCGGCATTCCCGTTCACGTGTCCCACGAGCGTGTCGACGACATGTCGGGCCGGATCCTGGATCAGGCCGTGAAAGACGGGGTGGACATCACCTTCGAATCCTATCTCTACCCGGCCGGCATGACCCACATCACCATGCAGTTGCCCATGTGGGTGCAAACGGGCAGTCCCGACGAAGTGCTCGAGCGAATGCGTCAGCCGGAAACCCGCCAAAAAGCCCTGGAGCATCTGAAATCGACGAACCTGGCGGACCGCCAGTACATCGGCTATACCCGTTCCGGCGAATTTGCGGGGATGACTCTGGGCGAGGCCGCGCGGAGCGTGAACAAGTCCAACGAGGAATTCGCCTACGACCTCGTGCTCGATGAAGACGGCATCCAGGCCTTCGTCATGTTCTGGCCTGCGCCGGAAGCGGAAGTCGACGCCGTGCTGAACCAGACGGCGCCCCATCCCCTCATGATGGTCGCCAGCGACGGCGTCTATGACTGTACCCATCCCCATCCCCGGGGACAGGGATGCTTCGCCCAGATGCTCAGGAAGTTCGTCCGAGAGCGTGGACTGCTATCCCTGGAGGAAGCGGTTTACAAGATGAGCGGCTTTCCGGCGGAACGATACAGGCTGAAAGACCGGGGCGCCCTCCGCGAAGGCGCTCCCGCGGACGTGGTCGTCTTCGATCCCCACACCGTTGCCGACCGGGCCACCTTCGAAGCGCCGATTCAGCCTCCCGACGGCATTCCCCATGTCTTCGTCAACGGCATTCCCGTCATCGAAAACCACGAGCCCACGGAACACCGTCCGGGCCAGGTCCTGCGCAGAGGATAG
- a CDS encoding Gfo/Idh/MocA family oxidoreductase, with translation MGLNIAVVGMGGIGNNHARNYQAHDACTIVAVCDAIKDKADEAAQAYGCRAFYSVGDLLNSGPKVDAASVCTAGVENGGDHYEPTMELLGGGIAVLGEKPISNEIPKAREMVALARERGLRYGINLNHRFTPAALRAKEWVEAGRLGELNIINMTMWINNPNESSPHFHMRALHPHSIDVMRYFCGDVAKVQAFFRKGRGRKIWSNVQVNMLFESGIVGHLTGSYDAGGSYGLETCEVVGSDARFVLREACEQLEFYPRHSREVETYQYLGGMMGFSETFGSRITRWIEQNLEGAAPDEIDAKAEDALRAQLVIEAAIESWDSNSVVTVQY, from the coding sequence ATGGGCTTGAATATCGCGGTGGTGGGCATGGGCGGCATCGGTAACAATCATGCTCGGAACTACCAGGCACATGACGCCTGCACGATCGTGGCTGTTTGTGATGCCATCAAGGACAAGGCCGACGAGGCAGCGCAGGCTTACGGCTGCCGGGCGTTCTACAGCGTCGGTGACCTGCTGAACAGCGGCCCGAAGGTTGACGCGGCCAGCGTCTGTACGGCCGGCGTGGAAAACGGCGGGGATCACTACGAACCTACGATGGAACTGCTGGGCGGCGGCATCGCCGTGCTGGGCGAGAAGCCTATATCGAATGAGATCCCGAAGGCCCGGGAAATGGTCGCGCTGGCGCGGGAACGGGGCCTTCGCTACGGAATCAACCTCAATCACCGCTTCACGCCGGCCGCCCTGCGGGCGAAGGAATGGGTCGAGGCCGGCCGGCTGGGCGAACTGAACATCATCAACATGACGATGTGGATCAATAACCCCAACGAAAGCTCGCCCCACTTCCACATGCGGGCCCTCCATCCCCATTCCATTGATGTGATGCGCTATTTCTGCGGCGACGTGGCGAAGGTACAGGCCTTCTTCAGGAAGGGCAGGGGCCGGAAGATCTGGTCCAACGTTCAGGTCAACATGTTGTTCGAAAGCGGCATTGTCGGCCATCTGACCGGCAGCTACGATGCCGGGGGCAGTTACGGGCTGGAGACCTGCGAGGTCGTAGGCTCGGACGCCCGGTTCGTCCTGCGTGAGGCCTGCGAGCAGCTTGAGTTCTACCCCAGGCATTCCCGGGAAGTGGAAACCTATCAATACCTGGGCGGGATGATGGGCTTTTCCGAGACCTTCGGCTCGCGGATTACCCGCTGGATCGAGCAGAACCTGGAAGGCGCGGCGCCGGATGAGATCGACGCGAAGGCCGAGGACGCCCTGCGCGCCCAGTTGGTCATCGAGGCCGCCATCGAATCCTGGGACTCGAATTCTGTGGTGACGGTGCAGTACTGA
- a CDS encoding NUDIX domain-containing protein, with protein sequence MTKVIEGERNRFHGVEVGSDALPDTADGFMERLDHSIREWKAEGLQVAWFKVPLSRAFLIPALVDAGSVFHHSTTDYLMLTLRLAEGAFVPMYATHYIGAGGVVINEKNELLVVCERFRGGRAPYYKLPGGALQPEEHLAEGVVREVFEETGVPTRFDGLVCFRHWHGYRYDKSDIYFVCRLKPLHQIIKMQASEIEECLWMSVATYMGSENVSQFNKLIVKAAVENQGLKETWVDGYGDPDRYEFFMPE encoded by the coding sequence ATGACAAAGGTCATCGAGGGGGAGCGCAACCGTTTCCACGGCGTGGAAGTCGGTTCGGACGCCCTGCCCGACACAGCGGACGGCTTTATGGAGCGCCTGGACCACTCGATCCGGGAGTGGAAGGCAGAGGGCCTCCAGGTCGCCTGGTTCAAGGTTCCCCTGTCCCGCGCCTTTCTCATTCCCGCACTGGTGGACGCGGGAAGTGTATTTCACCACAGTACCACCGACTACCTGATGCTGACGCTTCGCCTGGCCGAAGGCGCGTTCGTGCCGATGTACGCGACGCATTACATCGGCGCCGGCGGCGTGGTGATAAACGAAAAGAACGAACTGCTCGTGGTCTGCGAACGGTTTCGCGGGGGCCGCGCGCCGTACTACAAGCTGCCCGGCGGAGCGCTGCAGCCGGAGGAGCACCTGGCCGAAGGCGTCGTCCGCGAAGTATTCGAGGAAACGGGCGTGCCGACCCGCTTCGACGGCCTGGTCTGCTTCCGCCACTGGCACGGTTACCGCTACGACAAGTCCGATATTTACTTCGTCTGCCGCCTGAAGCCGCTTCACCAGATCATCAAGATGCAGGCTTCCGAGATCGAAGAATGCCTTTGGATGTCCGTGGCGACCTACATGGGCTCGGAGAACGTCAGCCAGTTCAACAAGCTCATCGTCAAGGCCGCCGTGGAGAACCAGGGATTGAAGGAAACCTGGGTCGACGGCTACGGAGACCCGGACCGGTACGAGTTTTTCATGCCGGAGTAG
- a CDS encoding M3 family oligoendopeptidase, with the protein MDWDLASYFPAFDGPEMRRFKADLRDDLDALLTGASDTAPLGSDNQEAWERIVLSFEDVVTRLRHLGSYVSCITSADANNEDFAAEEGALSLLDAQMSKILVELQRGFKSPSDEEFEAFTSRPALRDAQFRIARIREQSRFTMSTEEEHLASDLGVDGIEAWGRLYDRVSGKLTFGMAYPDGRLEQVPMSQRRALMEHPDRRVRRAAFEGGNEAWASIETVPAAALNAIGGTRLTLYRHRGMDHYLDKALFQAAISRETLDAMFEAVFSEIDVARSILAYKARLMGGRTLGWYDLSAPLTVENKDEPSWEDARTLVHRAFSAGYPALADYTAEAYEKNWIDWSPRPGKRPGAFCTGSPLTKESRVYMTYNDNMGDMLTLAHELGHAFHGHLMREERTLNRAYPMTLAESASTFGEMLLMRGLMEEPDISTETRAFLLNLEASDGATYLLDIPVRFEFEKAFHEERTAGEVSISRLKELMVETQRRVLGGVLDPDGGDPYFWASKLHFYITDTTFYNFPYTFGYLLSRGLFAQYERQGPDFLPGYEQYLKLTGSDTAENVVRRSTGLELTEPAFWSDAIRGLEGVLDQLKVSVAGSRAVLN; encoded by the coding sequence ATGGATTGGGATCTGGCATCTTACTTTCCAGCCTTCGACGGTCCTGAAATGCGCCGTTTCAAGGCCGACCTCCGGGACGATTTGGATGCGTTGCTGACCGGTGCCTCGGATACGGCCCCATTGGGTTCCGATAACCAGGAGGCGTGGGAGCGGATCGTTCTCTCTTTCGAAGACGTCGTCACCCGGTTGCGACACCTGGGTTCCTACGTTTCCTGTATTACCTCCGCGGACGCGAACAACGAGGATTTCGCCGCGGAGGAAGGCGCATTGAGCCTGCTGGACGCCCAGATGTCCAAGATCCTCGTGGAGCTGCAGCGGGGGTTCAAGTCCCCTTCCGACGAGGAATTCGAAGCTTTCACTTCCCGCCCCGCCCTCCGGGACGCCCAATTCCGCATTGCACGGATCCGGGAGCAATCCCGGTTCACCATGTCCACCGAGGAAGAGCACCTGGCGTCGGACCTGGGCGTAGACGGCATCGAGGCCTGGGGACGTCTATACGACCGGGTCTCGGGTAAGCTGACCTTTGGTATGGCCTATCCGGACGGACGGCTGGAGCAGGTGCCCATGTCGCAGCGCCGCGCCTTGATGGAACACCCCGACCGGCGCGTGCGCCGCGCCGCCTTCGAAGGCGGCAACGAGGCCTGGGCATCGATCGAGACCGTTCCGGCCGCCGCGTTGAACGCCATCGGAGGTACGCGGTTGACCCTGTACCGCCATCGCGGCATGGACCATTATCTGGATAAGGCCCTCTTCCAGGCGGCCATCTCCCGCGAAACGCTGGACGCCATGTTCGAAGCGGTGTTCTCGGAAATCGACGTCGCCCGAAGCATCCTGGCGTACAAGGCGCGCCTCATGGGCGGCCGCACATTGGGATGGTATGATCTCTCGGCTCCCTTGACCGTAGAGAACAAGGACGAGCCGTCCTGGGAAGATGCCAGGACCCTGGTGCATCGGGCCTTCTCCGCCGGATATCCCGCATTGGCGGACTACACGGCAGAAGCCTATGAGAAAAACTGGATCGACTGGTCGCCCCGGCCGGGCAAGCGTCCCGGCGCCTTCTGCACGGGATCTCCCCTGACGAAAGAGTCCCGTGTCTACATGACATACAACGACAACATGGGCGACATGTTGACGCTGGCCCACGAACTGGGACACGCCTTTCACGGCCATCTGATGCGTGAGGAACGAACGCTGAACCGTGCCTACCCCATGACCCTGGCCGAATCCGCTTCCACTTTCGGCGAGATGCTGCTCATGCGCGGGTTGATGGAGGAGCCGGACATCAGCACCGAAACCAGGGCTTTTCTCTTAAACCTGGAGGCCAGCGACGGCGCCACCTACCTGCTGGACATTCCAGTGCGATTCGAATTCGAGAAGGCCTTCCACGAAGAACGGACGGCTGGAGAGGTCAGCATAAGCAGGCTGAAGGAACTGATGGTCGAGACCCAGCGCCGCGTGCTCGGTGGCGTGCTGGATCCAGATGGCGGAGATCCCTATTTCTGGGCGTCGAAGCTCCATTTCTACATCACGGACACCACGTTCTACAATTTCCCCTATACCTTCGGCTACCTGCTCAGCCGGGGTCTCTTCGCCCAGTACGAGAGGCAAGGTCCGGACTTCCTGCCGGGATACGAGCAGTACCTGAAGCTGACCGGCAGCGATACGGCGGAAAATGTGGTGCGACGAAGTACGGGACTCGAACTTACGGAACCCGCATTCTGGTCTGACGCCATTCGCGGTCTGGAGGGCGTTCTGGATCAGTTGAAGGTCAGCGTGGCCGGGAGCCGGGCCGTGCTGAACTAG